A genomic segment from Clostridium pasteurianum BC1 encodes:
- the ileS gene encoding isoleucine--tRNA ligase, giving the protein MYKKVDGSKSFVDMEKDVLKLWKEKEVIKKSFESNGDGEYFTFYDGPPTANGKPHVGHVITRVMKDLIPRYKVMKGYKVLRKAGWDTHGLPVELEIEKKLGISGKPQIEEYGVEKFVKECKDSVFSYVSLWKDMSEKLGFWVDMDNPYVTYHNTYIESVWWALKTMWDKDLLYKGHKIVPYCPRCGTSLSSHEVAQGYKDVKEATAFVKFKVKNENNKYILAWTTTPWTLPSNVALAINKAYTYVEVINNDEHLILAKDLLKVLEGEYELVREFKGEELLGTEYEQLFKFETPKEKAFYVVHGDFVTLTDGTGIVHIAPAYGEDDNLLGKKYGLPLINLVDLEGKFVDAVEPWKGTFVKKADPKILEYLKEKGSLYKSEKFTHSYPHCWRCDTPLLYYPKDSWFVKMTSLRDKLLENNNRINWYPDNIRTGRFGKFLENVIDWGISRDRYWGTPLPIWDCECGHRECIGSIEELKTKGINVPENIELHKPYIDNVKLTCPMCGKPMTRTHEVIDCWFDSGSMPFAQHHYPFENKKLFEDNFPAQFISEAVDQTRGWFYTLLAISTAIFDTNSFENCVVLGHVLDKHGLKMSKHKGNVVDPFEVLEHQGADAARWHFYTSSAPWLPTRFSEEDVAETQRKFLSTLWNVYSFYVLYAEIDQFNPTEYKDFVSENVMDKWIVSKLNTLIKDVDEGLNAYKITQSALAIESFVDELSNWYVRRNRSRYWTTELTEDKIGAYVTLYNVLIDLSKVAAPFIPFMTEQIYQSLVLALDSKVEESVHLCKWPVYDEKLVDKKLENDMDLAYTIVKLGRSARNAANIKNRQPLGEMLLSTKAIPSYYGDIIKDELNVKEIVFGADLSKYVNFEIKPNLPVLGKAYGKLIPGIRKEIGSKDQMELARTVNAGETVKIDVQGTEIELNSSNLLVTMQGLEGFAFAGEGELGVVLETTITPELQEEGYVREILSKIQNMRKESGFEVADKIVLYAADNEKLEAVIKKYEEAIKKETLAVKVVYDNERKYTECNINGEALNLAVEKSL; this is encoded by the coding sequence ATGTACAAAAAAGTGGATGGCTCTAAATCCTTTGTCGATATGGAAAAAGATGTACTAAAACTTTGGAAAGAAAAAGAAGTAATTAAAAAGAGTTTTGAATCTAATGGGGATGGTGAATATTTTACATTCTATGATGGACCACCTACTGCCAATGGGAAACCACATGTAGGTCATGTAATCACTAGAGTTATGAAGGATCTTATACCTAGATATAAAGTTATGAAGGGCTATAAGGTTTTAAGAAAAGCTGGTTGGGATACTCATGGACTTCCAGTAGAACTTGAAATAGAGAAGAAACTTGGAATTTCAGGTAAACCACAAATTGAAGAATATGGTGTAGAGAAATTCGTTAAAGAATGTAAGGATAGTGTTTTCTCTTATGTAAGCCTTTGGAAAGACATGTCTGAGAAATTAGGCTTTTGGGTTGACATGGATAATCCCTATGTAACTTATCATAATACTTATATAGAATCTGTATGGTGGGCACTAAAAACTATGTGGGATAAAGATCTTTTATATAAAGGACATAAAATAGTACCATATTGCCCAAGATGCGGAACTTCTTTATCTTCTCACGAGGTAGCTCAAGGTTATAAGGATGTTAAAGAAGCTACAGCTTTTGTAAAGTTTAAAGTTAAGAACGAAAATAACAAATACATACTTGCATGGACAACAACTCCATGGACTTTACCTAGTAACGTAGCTCTGGCAATAAATAAAGCTTACACTTATGTTGAAGTTATAAATAATGATGAGCATTTAATTCTTGCTAAGGATCTTTTAAAGGTGCTTGAAGGTGAATATGAATTAGTAAGGGAATTTAAAGGAGAAGAACTTCTTGGAACAGAATATGAGCAATTGTTCAAATTTGAAACTCCGAAGGAAAAAGCTTTTTACGTAGTTCATGGAGACTTTGTAACTCTAACAGATGGTACTGGAATAGTTCATATAGCACCGGCCTATGGTGAAGATGATAATTTACTGGGTAAAAAATATGGATTGCCTTTAATAAATCTAGTAGATTTAGAAGGAAAATTTGTAGATGCTGTAGAACCTTGGAAAGGTACTTTTGTGAAGAAAGCTGACCCTAAGATACTTGAATATTTAAAGGAAAAGGGAAGTCTTTATAAATCTGAAAAATTTACTCATTCATATCCTCATTGCTGGAGATGTGATACACCTCTTCTTTACTATCCAAAGGATAGTTGGTTTGTAAAGATGACTTCATTACGTGATAAATTACTTGAAAATAATAACAGGATTAACTGGTATCCTGATAATATCAGAACGGGAAGATTTGGAAAATTCCTTGAAAATGTTATCGATTGGGGAATTAGCCGTGATAGATATTGGGGAACACCACTGCCAATATGGGATTGTGAATGTGGTCACAGAGAATGTATAGGCAGTATAGAAGAGCTTAAGACTAAGGGAATAAATGTACCAGAAAATATCGAACTTCATAAGCCATATATAGATAATGTTAAATTAACTTGTCCGATGTGTGGAAAGCCAATGACGAGAACACATGAGGTTATTGACTGCTGGTTTGACTCTGGTTCTATGCCTTTTGCACAGCATCATTATCCTTTTGAGAATAAAAAACTTTTTGAAGACAATTTTCCAGCTCAATTTATATCAGAGGCAGTAGATCAGACAAGAGGATGGTTCTATACTTTACTTGCCATATCTACAGCTATATTTGATACAAACTCCTTTGAAAACTGTGTAGTTTTAGGTCATGTGCTGGATAAGCATGGTTTAAAGATGTCAAAGCATAAGGGAAATGTTGTAGATCCTTTTGAAGTACTTGAACATCAGGGTGCAGATGCTGCAAGATGGCATTTTTATACTTCCAGTGCTCCATGGCTTCCAACAAGATTTTCAGAGGAAGATGTGGCTGAGACTCAGAGAAAATTCTTGAGTACTCTTTGGAATGTATATTCCTTCTATGTACTTTATGCTGAAATAGATCAATTTAATCCAACAGAATATAAAGATTTTGTATCTGAAAATGTCATGGATAAATGGATTGTATCAAAATTAAATACATTGATTAAAGATGTAGACGAAGGCTTAAATGCTTATAAGATAACTCAAAGCGCCTTAGCTATTGAAAGTTTTGTTGATGAACTTTCAAACTGGTATGTAAGAAGAAACAGATCAAGATACTGGACTACTGAGCTTACAGAAGATAAAATAGGAGCTTATGTAACACTTTATAATGTACTTATAGATTTAAGTAAGGTTGCAGCCCCATTTATACCATTTATGACAGAACAGATTTATCAGAGTCTAGTATTAGCTTTAGATTCTAAGGTTGAAGAAAGTGTTCATTTATGCAAGTGGCCTGTATATGATGAAAAACTTGTAGATAAAAAATTAGAAAATGATATGGATTTAGCTTACACTATAGTTAAACTTGGAAGAAGTGCTAGAAATGCTGCTAATATAAAGAATAGACAGCCATTGGGAGAAATGCTTTTAAGCACAAAGGCTATTCCCTCTTATTATGGAGATATAATAAAAGATGAATTAAATGTAAAAGAAATTGTATTTGGAGCAGATCTTTCAAAATATGTTAATTTTGAAATAAAACCTAATTTACCTGTACTTGGAAAGGCTTATGGAAAATTAATCCCTGGTATAAGGAAGGAAATAGGATCAAAAGATCAGATGGAGCTTGCAAGGACTGTAAATGCTGGGGAAACTGTTAAAATAGATGTTCAGGGAACAGAGATAGAACTCAACAGCAGTAATCTACTTGTGACAATGCAAGGATTAGAAGGCTTTGCTTTTGCCGGTGAAGGAGAATTGGGAGTAGTACTTGAAACTACCATAACTCCAGAATTACAGGAAGAGGGTTATGTAAGAGAAATCCTTAGTAAAATTCAAAACATGAGAAAAGAGAGTGGTTTTGAAGTTGCAGACAAAATAGTTCTCTATGCAGCTGATAATGAAAAATTAGAAGCTGTAATTAAAAAATATGAAGAGGCTATAAAAAAGGAAACTCTTGCTGTAAAAGTTGTATATGATAATGAAAGAAAATATACAGAGTGCAATATCAATGGAGAAGCTCTAAATTTAGCAGTGGAAAAGAGTCTATAG
- a CDS encoding CPBP family intramembrane glutamic endopeptidase, protein MKKVFYANIFFLILVLIQICGGYIIKPFVKLLHLNLGSILVTTQILFLIVPIIIYLLVTKQSPINTLRIKPLKISQLFLVIITGFLVVPVATFLGLITNLVFHNNVNDVFGKMSSLPFWAMLLIIALTPAICEELTMRGAILSGYRKLGISKSAVITGFLFGVLHLNPPQFLYTFALGIILAYIVDATGSIFASMICHFIFNGINVLASWISLKNGSRPQDITALSPAVRNSALIIYFIASIISIIIIIVIINQLRKSNINYMQKSESRADNVYHSGYEEELGSGQKIGSIKTYSPIIISVIIYFLFTFNNYK, encoded by the coding sequence ATGAAAAAAGTTTTTTATGCCAACATTTTTTTTCTCATTTTAGTATTAATTCAAATTTGCGGTGGATACATCATAAAGCCGTTTGTTAAATTACTTCATCTAAATTTAGGCAGCATTCTTGTTACCACTCAGATTCTATTTTTAATAGTCCCTATAATAATCTATCTATTAGTAACAAAGCAATCGCCAATTAACACACTTAGAATAAAACCTCTTAAAATAAGTCAGTTATTTCTTGTTATAATTACAGGCTTTTTAGTAGTACCAGTTGCTACGTTTTTAGGACTTATAACAAATTTGGTATTTCATAATAATGTGAATGATGTATTTGGCAAAATGAGTTCTTTACCTTTTTGGGCTATGTTATTAATTATAGCTTTAACGCCTGCTATATGTGAAGAACTTACCATGAGAGGGGCTATATTATCTGGATATAGAAAGCTTGGTATTAGTAAATCAGCAGTTATAACAGGATTTTTATTTGGAGTACTTCATCTAAATCCACCTCAGTTTTTATATACTTTTGCACTTGGCATAATATTGGCCTATATAGTAGATGCTACAGGATCTATTTTTGCTTCTATGATATGCCACTTTATATTTAATGGAATTAATGTGTTAGCTTCCTGGATAAGCTTAAAAAATGGTTCAAGGCCTCAGGATATAACGGCTTTATCTCCAGCTGTAAGAAATTCAGCATTAATTATATACTTCATAGCCTCTATTATAAGTATTATAATTATTATTGTCATAATAAACCAGCTTAGAAAAAGTAATATTAATTATATGCAAAAGAGTGAAAGCAGAGCAGATAATGTTTACCATAGTGGCTACGAGGAAGAGTTAGGAAGTGGACAGAAAATAGGAAGTATAAAGACTTATTCACCTATTATAATAAGTGTAATTATATATTTTTTGTTTACATTTAATAATTATAAATAA